In Bacteriovorax stolpii, a single genomic region encodes these proteins:
- a CDS encoding ATP-binding protein, which produces MTKSKNFFEKLSITQELIISVIAVIFLMISLLGFIVAKALIKSNEEKIAWQKKSNLQIATSLLADPIWTVDTNNIKNAASTFVRDDNQIIAVRVLDEYGDILVESRDHSVAGIEFKELLKTKNRFLDAGDIKRNNEKIGSIEFIYSTQKFNDELTWLIIKLGFSFFLVGLGFGLIILWRLKKTITEPVNRIVEGSKKIAEGNYQFQVEEEYVLEFQQIAQALNVAIRAINERDLELKRQIIKAELATKAKSNFVSTMSHEIRTPLNAIIGLTELTLDSELTGDQRDNLETAKLSADSLLSIINDILDFSKIEAGRLELETLDFDMIDVLQECERILSLSAKKKSIGLRLYFALEENYLFKGDPFRIKQILLNLINNAIKFTPEGGEVHVRLDIIDRNNSAALLRFEVQDTGIGIDKNKMENLFEAFSQEDQSTTRKFGGTGLGLSISKRLIDLMGGMIGVDSEVNVGSTFWFQIRLKEGK; this is translated from the coding sequence ATGACCAAGTCGAAGAATTTTTTTGAAAAGCTGAGTATCACGCAAGAGCTGATTATTAGCGTTATTGCGGTCATTTTTTTGATGATCTCACTTCTTGGTTTTATCGTGGCAAAGGCGTTGATTAAAAGTAATGAAGAAAAAATCGCCTGGCAGAAAAAATCTAACCTGCAAATTGCGACCAGCCTTCTTGCTGATCCGATCTGGACAGTAGACACCAATAACATTAAAAATGCCGCTTCAACATTCGTTCGCGACGACAATCAGATCATCGCTGTCCGCGTTCTCGATGAATACGGTGACATCCTGGTTGAAAGCCGCGACCACTCTGTCGCGGGAATTGAGTTCAAGGAACTTTTAAAAACAAAGAACCGCTTTCTTGATGCCGGCGATATCAAAAGAAATAACGAAAAAATCGGAAGCATCGAATTTATCTACTCAACTCAGAAGTTTAACGATGAGTTGACCTGGTTAATTATTAAATTAGGTTTTTCATTCTTTTTAGTCGGTCTGGGCTTCGGTCTGATTATCCTGTGGCGTTTAAAGAAAACCATCACTGAGCCAGTTAACAGAATTGTAGAAGGCTCTAAGAAGATTGCCGAAGGTAACTACCAGTTCCAGGTAGAAGAAGAGTACGTGCTTGAGTTCCAGCAAATCGCCCAGGCACTCAACGTGGCCATCCGTGCGATTAACGAGCGCGACCTGGAGTTAAAACGCCAGATCATTAAGGCCGAGCTTGCGACAAAAGCTAAATCAAATTTCGTATCGACGATGTCCCATGAAATCAGGACTCCACTGAACGCCATTATTGGCTTGACTGAGTTAACTCTGGATTCAGAATTAACAGGAGACCAAAGAGATAACTTAGAGACTGCAAAGCTTTCAGCAGACTCACTGCTTTCTATCATCAACGACATCCTGGATTTCTCGAAGATTGAAGCGGGAAGACTGGAGCTTGAAACTCTCGACTTTGATATGATTGATGTACTTCAGGAGTGCGAGAGAATTCTTTCACTTTCAGCGAAGAAAAAATCTATCGGTCTGAGATTGTATTTTGCCCTGGAAGAAAATTATCTTTTTAAAGGTGATCCATTTAGGATTAAGCAGATTCTTCTTAACCTGATTAACAATGCTATTAAGTTCACTCCGGAAGGAGGAGAAGTCCATGTTCGCCTGGATATCATTGACCGCAACAATAGTGCGGCCCTGCTTCGTTTTGAAGTTCAGGACACTGGGATTGGTATTGATAAAAACAAGATGGAGAATCTGTTTGAAGCTTTTAGCCAGGAAGACCAAAGCACGACTCGCAAGTTTGGTGGAACCGGGCTGGGTCTTTCAATTTCAAAGCGCCTCATTGATTTAATGGGTGGAATGATTGGAGTTGATAGTGAAGTGAATGTGGGAAGTACATTCTGGTTTCAGATTCGCTTAAAAGAAGGAAAATAA
- a CDS encoding NAD-dependent epimerase/dehydratase family protein, with product MKILVTGASGFVGGHLIERLLKDGHDVFALVRNPKKLAIPAHERLQVVKGDLDQDNLSWVETLPADLNTCVHTAGIVHAYRTDEFYRVNTEGTRNLVNNLKKKYTSLHFVLISSLAAAGPSAGTEKRNENDMDLPVSIYGRSKKQAEEVLKEAAPKTFDLAVIRPPMVIGPRDAAVLDIFKMVQSGVILLPGFGSKEKLYSFVCVFDLVNTIVKVIEEKKTTVYYSSHPQVVTFNELILEIKKQLKKNWLIYLPMPLFLVKLLTIILDFIYKLFPHPLRLTPDKYHEFAATNWTCDGAKTEKELGQVYNYDIERTITVTLIDYKSRNWI from the coding sequence ATGAAAATTCTCGTCACCGGCGCCAGTGGTTTTGTCGGCGGCCACCTTATTGAAAGACTTCTAAAAGACGGACACGATGTATTTGCTCTGGTGAGAAACCCAAAGAAACTTGCGATTCCAGCGCACGAGCGTCTGCAAGTCGTTAAAGGAGACCTCGACCAGGATAACTTGTCGTGGGTAGAGACTCTACCTGCTGATTTAAATACATGTGTGCACACTGCGGGAATCGTCCACGCCTATCGCACCGATGAATTCTACCGCGTAAATACAGAAGGCACGCGCAACTTAGTTAATAATTTAAAAAAGAAGTACACCTCCCTGCACTTCGTTCTCATCTCTTCTCTTGCGGCCGCAGGCCCTAGTGCCGGCACTGAAAAGAGAAATGAAAACGACATGGATCTTCCAGTAAGCATTTATGGAAGATCAAAAAAACAGGCAGAAGAAGTGCTTAAAGAAGCGGCCCCTAAAACTTTTGACCTGGCCGTTATCAGGCCTCCCATGGTTATCGGTCCCCGCGACGCTGCCGTTTTAGATATTTTTAAAATGGTTCAAAGCGGAGTGATCCTGCTTCCAGGTTTTGGCTCAAAAGAAAAACTCTACAGCTTCGTTTGTGTTTTTGATTTAGTGAATACGATTGTCAAAGTGATCGAAGAAAAAAAGACGACTGTTTACTACAGCTCTCACCCGCAGGTCGTGACTTTTAACGAGCTTATTTTAGAGATTAAAAAGCAGCTGAAGAAAAACTGGTTGATCTATCTACCGATGCCACTTTTTTTAGTAAAACTCCTGACCATCATCCTGGATTTCATTTATAAGCTCTTCCCACACCCTCTGCGCCTGACTCCAGATAAATACCATGAATTCGCTGCCACAAACTGGACGTGTGATGGAGCAAAAACAGAAAAAGAATTGGGGCAAGTTTATAACTATGACATCGAGAGAACGATCACTGTGACTTTAATTGATTATAAATCCCGAAACTGGATTTAA
- the spt gene encoding serine palmitoyltransferase encodes MKHNLQDNLQGEQMANTNSNGGKKPFSDAKIIERANLLRDNDLYFFFRAIEETEASTVTVKGKKQIMIGSNNYLGLTHHPAVKEAAIKAVEKYGTGCTGSRFLNGNLNIHEELDEKLAAYLGHEKAIVFSTGMQANLGALSAICGPKDLMLFDSENHASIIDASRLSLGTTFKYKHNDMASLEELLESNMSRFNRVIIVADGVFSMTGDILRLPEVVKLAKKYGAYVYVDDAHGLGVMGPQGRGTMAHFDVTKDVDFNMGTFSKSFASIGGVISGSKDAIDYVRHSARSFMFSASMPPAAVATVSACIDVVQNDETILNNLWSNVEFMRNGFKELGFFTYGSQTPIIPLFIGDDMKALKMTKWLESKGVFCTPVLPPAVPKGETLIRTSYMASHNREDLSTVLEVFAEAKKIFDIPNHLH; translated from the coding sequence ATGAAACACAATTTACAAGACAACCTCCAGGGCGAGCAAATGGCCAATACTAACTCTAATGGCGGCAAAAAACCGTTTAGTGATGCAAAAATCATTGAACGCGCCAATCTCCTACGCGACAACGATCTATACTTCTTTTTTAGAGCAATCGAAGAAACTGAAGCATCTACAGTAACTGTAAAAGGTAAAAAGCAGATCATGATTGGATCTAACAATTACCTAGGCCTTACTCACCACCCAGCTGTTAAAGAAGCTGCGATTAAAGCAGTAGAAAAATACGGAACAGGTTGTACAGGATCACGTTTTTTAAACGGTAACCTTAATATCCACGAAGAACTTGATGAAAAACTAGCGGCTTACCTGGGACATGAAAAAGCGATCGTTTTTTCAACTGGTATGCAAGCAAACCTTGGTGCGCTTTCGGCAATCTGTGGTCCAAAAGACTTAATGCTGTTTGACTCTGAAAACCACGCTTCAATCATCGATGCTTCAAGACTTTCTCTTGGAACAACTTTCAAATACAAGCACAACGATATGGCCTCTCTTGAAGAACTTCTTGAGAGCAATATGTCTCGCTTTAACCGCGTCATTATCGTTGCTGACGGTGTCTTCTCGATGACGGGTGATATCCTTCGCCTTCCGGAAGTTGTAAAACTAGCTAAAAAATACGGCGCTTACGTCTATGTAGACGATGCTCACGGTCTAGGGGTTATGGGACCTCAAGGTCGCGGGACAATGGCCCATTTCGACGTAACTAAAGACGTAGACTTCAACATGGGGACATTCTCTAAGTCGTTTGCCTCTATCGGTGGTGTGATCTCAGGATCAAAAGATGCTATCGATTATGTTCGTCACTCTGCTCGCTCGTTCATGTTCTCAGCTTCAATGCCACCAGCTGCTGTTGCGACAGTTTCTGCGTGTATTGATGTGGTCCAAAACGATGAAACAATCCTTAATAACCTTTGGTCTAACGTTGAATTCATGAGAAATGGATTCAAAGAACTTGGGTTCTTTACTTACGGGTCTCAAACTCCAATCATCCCGCTTTTCATCGGTGACGATATGAAAGCTCTAAAGATGACAAAGTGGCTTGAGTCTAAGGGTGTCTTCTGTACTCCGGTTCTTCCACCAGCAGTGCCTAAGGGAGAAACACTCATCAGAACAAGTTATATGGCCTCACACAACCGTGAAGATCTATCGACAGTTCTTGAAGTGTTTGCCGAAGCGAAGAAAATCTTCGATATCCCTAACCACCTTCACTAG
- a CDS encoding DUF2797 domain-containing protein → MSTLNGFNLDKMEVELLDGKAIYKLLTPEGPVLFNDLIGKDLKLIYHKEINCTNCGKKTAKSYSGGYCYPCSIKLAECDMCILRPETCHFERGTCREPDWGLQNCMIPHYVYLANSSGLKVGITRTSQIPIRWIDQGATQALPILKVGTRYQSGVFEKLLSSEINDKTDWRKMLKGVPEEIDLQAKRDELFELFGDDLDDLEGKFGSDHVSILENEDVIDIEYPVLTYPEKVSSMSFDKQEVVGGKLLGIKGQYLIFDVGVINIRSHTGYKVHLEH, encoded by the coding sequence ATGAGTACATTGAATGGATTTAATCTCGATAAGATGGAGGTTGAGCTCCTGGATGGCAAGGCCATTTATAAGCTTTTGACTCCGGAAGGCCCAGTCCTTTTTAACGACCTGATCGGAAAAGACCTAAAGCTTATCTATCACAAGGAAATTAACTGCACGAACTGCGGGAAAAAGACGGCCAAGAGCTATTCTGGCGGCTACTGTTACCCCTGTTCTATCAAGCTCGCTGAGTGCGATATGTGCATTCTTAGACCTGAAACCTGTCACTTTGAAAGAGGGACTTGTCGGGAGCCGGATTGGGGTCTTCAGAACTGTATGATCCCTCATTACGTCTACTTGGCCAATTCTTCAGGGCTTAAGGTAGGGATCACAAGAACCTCTCAGATTCCTATCCGTTGGATTGATCAGGGAGCGACACAGGCCCTTCCGATTTTAAAAGTGGGGACTCGCTACCAGTCGGGGGTTTTTGAAAAGCTTCTCTCGAGCGAGATCAACGATAAGACAGATTGGCGCAAGATGCTCAAGGGCGTGCCGGAAGAAATCGATTTGCAAGCAAAGCGCGATGAACTTTTTGAACTTTTTGGCGATGATCTCGATGACCTGGAAGGCAAGTTTGGAAGTGACCACGTAAGCATCCTGGAAAACGAAGACGTCATCGATATTGAATACCCGGTACTGACTTACCCAGAAAAAGTCTCTTCCATGTCTTTTGATAAACAAGAGGTCGTGGGCGGTAAGCTCCTCGGTATCAAGGGGCAGTACTTAATTTTTGATGTTGGTGTTATCAACATAAGAAGCCATACTGGCTACAAGGTTCATCTGGAACACTAA
- the pepN gene encoding aminopeptidase N — MKTDAPKVIKLSEYKKPDYLVETIDLVLHLDNTKTLVQSTMKIKRNTDEVTPLILNGEELVLKSIKLNNETYTDYVHSTENHSLTLNKVPAEFTLMIENEINPEANKTLDGLYKSGTIFCTQNEPEGFRRITFYVDRPDNMAKFTTKIVADKKLYPILLSNGNPIARGDLEGGKHFVTWEDPFKKPAYLYALVAGDLGVIKDTFKTKSGRNVALEIYCDKGNENKCHHAMESLKKSMKWDEDRFGLEYDLDIYMIVAVDAFNMGAMENKGLNIFNSAYVLADQKSATDTNFYGIESVIGHEYFHNWTGNRITCRDWFQLTLKEGLTVFRDQEFSADMNSRSVERIQSVMGLRAAQFAEDAGPTSHPIKPATYMEINNFYTATIYEKGAEVIRMIQTLLGVDGFRKGMDKYFELFDGQAVRTEDFIHAMSVANNNFDFTQFKNWYGQNGTPLLKATSKYDEAAKRFTLTLTQTLPANAPKDAKAYHMPVRVGLIDSTGKDIASKVLELKETTQDFVFENITSKPIASVNREFSAPVKLTTDLTFDEQLFLMAHDSDSFNRFEAAQVVSTKLILDLIEDAKAKRTFELNSKYVEAFGKILADNTIDEAFKALSMSIPGEGVLHQEQAEIAYPETEAVRTFVKKTLATAHQDTLVKLYKSIEQKEYKLDPKSMGQRDLKNKCLDLLSYVEGGKYNSLAFDHFKAATNMTDEIGALTTIVHANSVHKDEALKAFYDKWKHETLVMQKWLTVQASASDESTYDAILKLEKDAVYDRTIPNLVRALLGQFVATNKVQFNHPSGRGYKLIADRLLELDKLNPQVASRLASGFKDFKRTPKVLQDLMRPELERIIKTDGLSKNVYEIVSKILG, encoded by the coding sequence ATGAAAACTGACGCACCAAAAGTGATTAAATTAAGCGAGTATAAAAAACCTGATTACCTGGTTGAAACAATCGATTTAGTTCTTCACTTAGACAATACAAAAACTCTGGTTCAGTCGACGATGAAGATCAAGAGAAACACTGATGAAGTGACACCTCTGATTCTTAACGGAGAAGAGCTGGTTTTAAAATCAATTAAGCTTAACAACGAAACATACACTGATTATGTTCACTCAACAGAAAATCACTCACTGACTTTAAATAAAGTTCCAGCTGAGTTCACACTGATGATTGAAAACGAAATCAACCCTGAGGCCAATAAAACTCTTGATGGTCTATACAAATCAGGAACGATCTTCTGTACACAAAACGAGCCGGAAGGATTCAGAAGAATCACTTTCTACGTTGACCGCCCGGACAACATGGCGAAGTTCACGACAAAAATCGTAGCAGATAAAAAACTTTACCCAATTCTTCTTTCTAACGGTAACCCGATTGCTCGCGGAGACCTTGAAGGTGGAAAGCACTTCGTGACTTGGGAAGACCCATTTAAAAAACCTGCTTATCTTTATGCTCTTGTCGCTGGAGACTTAGGGGTTATTAAAGACACTTTTAAAACAAAATCTGGGCGTAACGTTGCTTTAGAAATCTACTGCGACAAAGGAAATGAAAATAAGTGTCACCACGCGATGGAGTCACTGAAGAAATCAATGAAGTGGGACGAGGACCGTTTTGGTCTTGAGTACGATCTTGATATCTACATGATCGTGGCCGTTGATGCTTTCAATATGGGGGCGATGGAGAATAAAGGTCTAAACATCTTTAACTCTGCTTACGTTCTTGCTGACCAAAAATCAGCGACAGATACAAACTTCTACGGGATCGAATCAGTGATCGGTCACGAGTACTTCCACAACTGGACAGGTAATAGAATCACTTGCCGTGACTGGTTCCAGTTAACACTTAAAGAAGGCTTAACAGTATTTCGCGACCAGGAATTCTCTGCTGACATGAACTCAAGAAGTGTCGAGAGAATCCAATCGGTGATGGGTCTTCGTGCAGCTCAGTTTGCTGAAGATGCAGGGCCAACATCTCACCCGATTAAGCCAGCGACGTATATGGAAATTAATAACTTCTATACAGCAACGATCTATGAGAAAGGGGCCGAAGTTATCCGCATGATCCAGACACTTCTAGGAGTTGATGGATTTAGAAAAGGTATGGATAAGTATTTCGAACTTTTCGACGGACAAGCGGTAAGAACAGAAGACTTTATCCATGCGATGAGCGTGGCCAATAATAACTTCGATTTTACTCAGTTTAAAAACTGGTACGGCCAAAATGGAACACCGTTATTAAAAGCGACATCGAAGTACGATGAAGCAGCTAAGCGTTTTACGCTGACACTGACTCAGACTCTTCCGGCAAACGCGCCAAAAGATGCAAAAGCTTATCACATGCCTGTGAGAGTAGGATTAATTGACAGCACTGGAAAAGATATCGCGAGTAAAGTTCTTGAGTTAAAAGAAACAACTCAGGACTTCGTCTTTGAAAACATCACTTCAAAACCAATTGCTTCAGTTAACCGCGAATTCTCTGCACCAGTTAAGTTAACAACTGACTTAACTTTTGATGAACAGTTATTCTTAATGGCCCACGATTCAGATTCGTTTAACCGTTTTGAAGCTGCTCAAGTTGTCTCGACAAAACTCATCTTAGATTTAATTGAAGATGCAAAAGCAAAGAGAACATTTGAACTGAATTCAAAGTACGTTGAAGCTTTTGGAAAAATCCTGGCCGACAACACAATTGATGAGGCATTTAAGGCGCTTTCAATGTCAATCCCGGGAGAAGGAGTTCTTCACCAGGAGCAGGCTGAGATCGCTTACCCGGAAACTGAAGCCGTTCGCACATTTGTTAAAAAGACTCTGGCGACAGCTCACCAGGATACTTTGGTAAAACTTTATAAATCAATTGAACAAAAAGAATATAAGCTGGACCCGAAATCAATGGGGCAACGTGACCTGAAGAATAAGTGTCTTGATCTTCTTTCATACGTGGAAGGTGGCAAGTACAACTCACTTGCTTTCGATCACTTTAAAGCAGCAACGAACATGACAGATGAAATCGGAGCGTTGACAACAATTGTTCATGCGAACTCTGTTCATAAAGATGAAGCGCTGAAAGCTTTCTACGATAAATGGAAGCATGAAACATTAGTTATGCAGAAATGGTTAACAGTGCAGGCGAGTGCTTCTGATGAATCGACATACGATGCTATCTTGAAGCTGGAAAAAGACGCCGTGTACGACCGCACGATCCCGAATCTAGTGCGTGCACTTCTTGGGCAATTTGTAGCGACAAACAAGGTGCAGTTTAACCACCCATCTGGACGTGGCTATAAATTGATTGCAGATCGTTTATTAGAGTTGGACAAATTAAACCCACAGGTAGCTTCACGTTTAGCTTCGGGCTTTAAGGATTTCAAGCGCACACCTAAAGTGCTTCAAGACCTGATGAGACCTGAGCTTGAGAGAATCATCAAGACTGATGGGCTTTCTAAAAACGTTTACGAGATCGTTTCTAAAATTCTAGGCTAA
- a CDS encoding DUF4442 domain-containing protein, which produces MNFRQKILFKIMNFWPPFWGAGIRIDHVSNDFLEVDVSLKLRFWNRNYVGTAYGGSLYSMTDPFYMLMLIQLLGRGYIVWDKAASIRFKRPGTTKVFAQFRLTREQVEGYKEELKGKHKIEPVLTVYIKDDEGNVIAEVDKTIYIKKKL; this is translated from the coding sequence ATGAACTTCAGACAAAAAATCCTTTTTAAAATAATGAACTTCTGGCCTCCCTTTTGGGGGGCCGGAATTCGTATTGACCATGTCTCAAATGATTTTCTCGAAGTGGATGTTTCACTGAAGCTTAGATTCTGGAACCGCAACTATGTGGGAACGGCCTATGGTGGCTCTCTTTACTCGATGACAGATCCTTTTTATATGCTGATGCTGATTCAGCTTTTGGGAAGAGGTTATATCGTCTGGGATAAGGCCGCGAGTATCAGGTTTAAAAGACCTGGAACGACCAAAGTCTTTGCTCAATTCAGGCTAACGCGTGAGCAGGTTGAAGGCTATAAAGAAGAATTAAAAGGCAAACATAAAATCGAACCAGTACTTACTGTTTATATCAAAGACGATGAAGGCAATGTGATTGCTGAAGTTGATAAAACGATCTACATCAAAAAGAAGCTCTAG
- the fbaA gene encoding class II fructose-bisphosphate aldolase, which produces MPVATPKQYKQMLERAKAGGYAYPAINVTSMSTANAALKAFADKKSDGIIQVSTGGGKFASGQGVGDMALGAISIAQHVHLMAEKYNVLIALHTDHCHPQYVESFMLPLVAETEKRRAKGLPNLFNSHMFDGSELPLNENIKKSKELLERFAKSELILEVETGVVGGEEDGVNNEHAPADKLYTTPEEMVEIAKALRPIGTFMYAATFGNVHGVYKPGNVKLRPTILKDGQDAVKKAFGAEAEHFLVFHGGSGSELSEIHETLGYGVIKMNIDTDTQYAYTRPVVDFMLKNYDKVLKVDGEVGSKKHYDPREWMKSAEKMMTERIATACDDLKSTGKSLLQ; this is translated from the coding sequence ATGCCAGTCGCCACACCTAAACAATATAAACAAATGCTAGAGAGAGCAAAAGCCGGCGGGTACGCATATCCGGCCATTAACGTGACTTCTATGTCGACTGCCAATGCCGCACTAAAGGCCTTCGCCGATAAAAAGTCTGATGGTATCATTCAAGTGTCTACGGGAGGCGGGAAATTCGCTTCAGGACAGGGCGTGGGAGATATGGCACTAGGGGCTATTTCTATTGCTCAGCACGTGCACCTGATGGCCGAAAAATACAATGTTTTAATCGCCCTTCACACAGATCACTGCCACCCTCAATACGTGGAGAGCTTCATGCTTCCGCTAGTTGCTGAAACAGAAAAAAGACGCGCAAAAGGTCTTCCAAATTTATTTAACTCACACATGTTTGATGGTTCGGAACTTCCATTAAACGAAAACATCAAAAAATCAAAAGAACTTCTTGAGAGATTTGCAAAAAGCGAACTTATTCTTGAAGTAGAAACTGGTGTTGTTGGTGGAGAAGAAGATGGTGTTAACAATGAACATGCTCCAGCTGATAAACTTTATACAACTCCAGAAGAAATGGTAGAGATCGCAAAAGCTCTTCGCCCTATTGGAACATTCATGTACGCTGCTACTTTCGGAAACGTACACGGTGTTTATAAGCCAGGAAACGTTAAACTTCGCCCGACAATCCTAAAAGATGGTCAGGACGCTGTTAAAAAAGCTTTCGGAGCTGAGGCAGAACACTTTTTAGTTTTCCACGGTGGATCTGGAAGTGAGCTTTCTGAAATTCACGAAACTCTTGGTTATGGTGTCATTAAAATGAACATCGATACTGACACTCAATACGCTTACACAAGACCAGTTGTAGACTTCATGCTGAAGAACTACGACAAAGTTTTAAAAGTAGACGGAGAAGTTGGATCGAAAAAACACTACGACCCTCGCGAGTGGATGAAGTCTGCTGAGAAAATGATGACAGAAAGAATTGCCACTGCTTGTGACGATCTAAAATCAACTGGAAAAAGTTTACTTCAATAA
- a CDS encoding alpha-ketoacid dehydrogenase subunit alpha/beta has translation MLKKVEKKYSAKKTPKAELKKWYELMTLGRMLDERAPNYLKQAVGWSYHAPYAGHDGIQLAIGQTFVRGEDHLFPYYRDMLTAVSAGITAEEIILNGISKATDLASGGRHMSNHFAKPEWKIHNVSSCTGNHTLHAVGVARAMKRYKHKGVAFSSQGESSVSEGYCYEAINGASCEKLPVVFVFQDNGYGISVPKRDQTANERVADNFSGFLNLTIIHCDGKDVFDSMSAMEEARRIAIEKCEPVIVHADCVRIGNHSNSDKHEWYRDEEERAAAKAQDPYLAYRKELLSSKVFTEAELNAIDEEQKKVVLDAHTKAMKAPNPTPESIFDNLWPESYVSTKYPEGTHNQSGEETKFIDAINGTLKAEFRHNPNTFIWGQDMANKEKGGIFNVSKGMQQEFGIERVFNGPIAEDFILGTANGFSRFRDDIRVCVEGAEFADYFWPAMEQYIEMSHDYWRSNGAFSPNVIIRLASGGYIGGGLYHSQNLEGSLAAIPGIRIVVPSFADDAAGLLRTAFRSKGPTLYLEPKSLYNSKQAMAVVPDDFEVPFGKARVRREGTDLTVITYGNTTHMCLEAAEKLAGEGYNVEVVDLRSIIPLDEETIINSIKKTNRCLIVHEDKVFGGFGGELVGIINDKAFEHLDAPVKRVGSTFTPVGFNRILERAILPNTDRVYQGMLDLLKY, from the coding sequence ATGCTAAAAAAAGTAGAAAAGAAATATTCTGCGAAAAAAACACCAAAAGCTGAGCTGAAAAAATGGTACGAGCTTATGACTCTTGGTCGTATGCTTGATGAGCGCGCTCCAAACTATTTAAAACAAGCGGTTGGTTGGTCTTACCACGCACCATACGCCGGCCACGATGGAATCCAGTTAGCTATCGGACAAACATTTGTAAGAGGAGAGGATCATCTTTTCCCTTATTACCGCGATATGCTGACAGCTGTTTCAGCTGGAATCACTGCTGAAGAAATTATCCTTAACGGTATTTCTAAGGCGACAGATTTAGCTTCTGGTGGACGTCACATGTCTAACCACTTTGCTAAGCCAGAGTGGAAGATTCACAACGTTTCATCTTGTACAGGTAACCACACACTTCACGCTGTTGGTGTTGCCCGTGCAATGAAGAGATACAAACACAAAGGTGTAGCATTCTCTTCTCAAGGTGAATCATCTGTATCTGAGGGGTACTGTTACGAAGCTATCAACGGAGCTTCTTGTGAGAAACTTCCAGTTGTTTTCGTTTTCCAGGACAACGGATACGGGATTTCGGTTCCAAAAAGAGATCAGACAGCAAACGAGCGAGTTGCTGATAACTTCTCAGGGTTCCTAAACCTGACAATCATTCACTGTGACGGAAAAGATGTTTTCGATTCTATGTCAGCGATGGAAGAAGCAAGAAGAATCGCGATTGAAAAATGTGAGCCGGTTATCGTTCACGCAGACTGTGTTCGTATCGGAAACCACTCGAACTCTGATAAACACGAATGGTACCGCGATGAAGAAGAAAGAGCGGCCGCAAAAGCTCAGGATCCATACCTGGCGTACAGAAAAGAACTATTGAGCTCAAAAGTTTTCACTGAAGCAGAACTAAACGCTATTGATGAAGAACAAAAAAAGGTCGTTTTAGACGCTCACACAAAAGCGATGAAAGCACCAAACCCAACTCCGGAATCAATCTTTGATAACCTATGGCCAGAGTCATACGTGTCGACAAAATACCCGGAAGGAACTCACAACCAATCTGGTGAAGAGACAAAATTCATCGACGCTATCAACGGAACACTTAAAGCAGAATTCCGTCACAACCCAAATACATTCATTTGGGGACAAGATATGGCCAACAAAGAAAAGGGCGGTATCTTCAACGTTTCAAAAGGAATGCAGCAGGAATTCGGAATTGAGCGCGTCTTTAACGGGCCAATCGCTGAAGACTTTATCCTTGGGACTGCAAACGGTTTCTCTCGCTTCAGAGACGACATCCGCGTGTGTGTTGAAGGTGCAGAATTTGCTGATTACTTCTGGCCGGCAATGGAACAATACATCGAGATGTCTCACGACTACTGGAGATCAAATGGAGCGTTCTCTCCGAACGTTATTATCCGTCTAGCTTCTGGTGGATACATTGGTGGGGGACTATACCACTCACAAAACCTTGAAGGTTCTCTAGCCGCTATCCCAGGGATTAGAATCGTTGTTCCGTCATTTGCTGACGATGCAGCTGGATTATTAAGAACTGCTTTCAGATCAAAAGGACCAACTCTTTATCTGGAACCAAAATCGCTATACAACTCAAAACAAGCGATGGCCGTTGTTCCTGATGACTTCGAAGTTCCATTTGGAAAAGCACGCGTAAGAAGAGAAGGGACTGACTTAACAGTTATCACTTACGGAAACACAACTCACATGTGTCTTGAAGCTGCTGAAAAACTAGCAGGCGAAGGATACAACGTAGAAGTCGTGGATCTTCGTTCTATTATTCCTCTTGATGAAGAGACAATTATCAATTCAATCAAGAAAACAAACCGCTGTTTAATTGTCCACGAAGATAAAGTATTCGGTGGATTCGGTGGGGAGTTAGTAGGAATCATTAACGATAAAGCATTTGAGCACCTTGATGCGCCAGTTAAGCGCGTAGGTTCTACATTCACTCCTGTTGGATTCAACAGAATTCTTGAGCGTGCGATTCTGCCAAACACAGACCGCGTGTACCAAGGAATGTTAGATCTACTAAAATACTAA